The following proteins are co-located in the Camelina sativa cultivar DH55 chromosome 12, Cs, whole genome shotgun sequence genome:
- the LOC104730326 gene encoding pathogenesis-related homeodomain protein-like isoform X4: MEESETKGRIRRETEKACVSVERIGSTLLSSLAKKGKETSNKRNPKPNKRKTEEEICSKSRNKKCTRGRVHCEEENEEEEEEKGKRTRKRKSKRQQKDNKVEVDDSLRLQRRTRYLLIKMKMQQNLIDAYATEGWKGQSREKIRPDKELERARKEILNCKLGLRDAIRQLDLLSSVGSMEDKVIALDGSIHHDHIFCAECNSREAFPDNDIILCDGTCNRAFHQKCLDPPLETESIPPGDQGWFCKLCDCKMEIIDTMNAQIGTHFPADSNWQDIFKEEASLPIGSEATVNNEADWPSDDSKDDDYDPEMREKGGGSSSNVSGGGGGGGDNDGESSSTSLSSDGVALSTGSWEGHGFNNMVEQCETSNEEAVCGPRQRRTVDYTKLYYEMFGKDAVLQEQGSEDEDWGPNDRRKRRKESDVTSELVNMCESSKKDQDAVQIPEQRKRDSVSVENKGGRRPMFRLPKAAVEKLRIAFAENELPSKDVRDRLSKELSLDPEKVSKWFKNTRYMALRNRKMESEKQPEHSKTVSGRDSEPEAVMKNNTDTKQAQNTLDETVPPGFNDSATNQKTISPCNNNQEVTEDLKTVSGGDSGDSGPEEVMENDTNEVQDSLDETFPPGFNDLATNQKIYSPCNNSPEIPEDLKTVSGGDSEPEAVMENDTNEVQDSLDETFPPGFNDLAANQNILSPCNNNQEETQQANVSFPAPTDEIQQYLEQNDSSFALVPHEELSSEMSLKTAVEEKETESKTTEEPHDEELSSGMSLKTAEEEEETESKITEEEEYEAVMEMLCRTKNKLLDPHEELSSEMSLKTAVEEKETESKTTEEPHDEELSSGMSLKTAEEEEETESKITEEEEYEAVMEMLCRTKNKLLDVSQRLERFKTPKGRKKLGRCSSSLSEEDSVVYVPIVEVMEKKENN, from the exons ATGGAGGAGAGTGAAACAAAGGGGAGAATTAGGCGCGAAACCGAAAAGGCGTGTGTTTCGGTTGAGAGAATTGGGTCTACCTTACTTTCATCACTTGCAAAGAAAGGTAAAGAAACATCAAATAAGAGAAATCCTAAGCCTAATAAGCGCAAAACCGAAGAAGAAATATGTTCAAAATCCAGAAACAAGAAGTGTACTAGAGGACGGGTACATTGTGAGGAGGagaatgaggaggaggaggaggagaaaggtAAGAGAACAAGGAAGAGGAAAAGCAAGAGACAGCAAAAGGATAACAAGGTTGAGGTAGATGATTCTTTAAGGTTGCAGAGGCGAACAAGGTATTTGCTTATTAAGATGAAGATGCAGCAGAATCTTATCGATGCATACGCAACTGAAGGTTGGAAAGGTCAGag CCGAGAAAAGATTAGACCAGACAAGGAGCTTGAGAGAGCACGAAAAGAGATCTTAAACTGCAAGCTTGGATTACGCGACGCCATTCGCCAGCTTGATTTGCTTAGTTCTGTGGGAAGCATGGAAGATAAAGTGATAGCTCTAGATGGATCTATTCATCATGACCAT ATATTTTGTGCAGAATGCAATTCTCGAGAAGCTTTTCCTGACAATGATATAATACTTTGTGATGGAACGTGTAATCGAGCATTTCACCAGAAGTGCCTTGACCCTCCTTTGGAAACAGAAAGCa TACCTCCCGGAGATCAGGGCTGGTTTTGCAAATTGTGTGATTGCAAGATGGAAATCATCGACACAATGAATGCGCAGATTGGAACTCATTTCCCTGCGGATAGCAACTGGCAG GATATCTTCAAAGAAGAAGCTAGTCTTCCTATTGGATCTGAAGCTACAGTTAACAACGAAGCGGATTGGCCTTCAGATGACTCTAAGGATGATGACTATGACCCTGAAATGAGGGAAAAAGGTGGAGGAAGCAGCAGCAATgttagtggtggtggtggtggtggtggtgataacGATGGAGAAAGCAGTTCTACTAGCTTATCTTCTGATGGTGTAGCACTTTCAACAGGATCATGGGAAGGCCATGGATTTAACAATATGGTGGAACAATGCGAAACAAGTAATGAAGAAGCTGTATGTGGGCCAAGACAGCGAAGAACTGTCGACTACACAAAGTTGTATTAT GAAATGTTTGGAAAGGATGCAGTTTTGCAAGAGCAAGGTAGTGAAGATGAAGACTGGGGTCCGAACGacagaaggaagagaagaaaggaatCTGATGTAACAAGCGAGCTTGTAAATATGTGTGAAAGCAGTAAGAAAGATCAAGATGCTGTACAAATACCAGAACAGCGTAAGAGAGATTCTGTCTCTGTGGAAAATAAAGGAGGTCGAAGGCCGATGTTCAGACTCCCAAAAGCTGCAGTTGAG AAGCTACGTATAGCGTTTGCAGAGAATGAGCTTCCTTCAAAGGATGTGAGGGATAGGCTTTCAAAAGAGCTGAGTCTTGATCCGGAGAAG gTCAGCAAATGGTTTAAAAATACACGGTATATGGCACTGAGGAATAGGAAG ATGGAGAGCGAGAAACAACCTGAGCATTCTAAGACGGTCTCTGGAAGAGACTCTGAACCAGAAGCAGTCATGAAGAACAACACAGATACAAAGCAAGCTCAAAATACTTTGGACGAGACTGTTCCACCCGGATTTAATGATTCCGCTACAAATCAGAAAACCATTTCTCCCTGTAATAACAACCAGGAGGTTACAGAGGATTTGAAGACAGTCTCTGGTGGAGACTCTGGAGACTCTGGACCAGAAGAAGTCATGGAGAACGATACTAATGAAGTTCAAGATTCTTTGGACGAGACTTTCCCACCCGGATTTAATGATTTAGCTACCAATCAGAAAATTTACTCTCCCTGTAATAACAGCCCGGAGATTCCTGAGGATTTGAAGACAGTCTCTGGTGGAGACTCTGAACCAGAAGCAGTCATGGAGAACGATACAAATGAAGTTCAAGATTCTTTGGACGAGACTTTCCCACCCGGATTTAATGATTTAGCTGCCAATCAGAATATTCTCTCTCCCTGCAATAACAACCAGGAGGAAACTCAACAGGCCAATGTCTCCTTTCCTGCACCCACAGATGAAATTCAACAGTATCTGGAACAGAATGACTCTTCTTTCGCTCTAGTG CCACATGAAGAGCTAAGCAGCGAAATGAGCTTAAAGACGGCTGTAGaggagaaagagacagagagtaAGACGACCGAAGAG CCACATGATGAAGAGCTAAGCAGCGGAATGAGCTTAAAGACAgctgaagaggaggaggagacagaGAGCAAGATTACGGAAGAGGAAGAATACGAAGCAGTAATGGAGATGCTTTGTAGGACAAAAAACAAGTTACTGGAC CCACATGAAGAGCTAAGCAGCGAAATGAGCTTAAAGACGGCTGTAGaggagaaagagacagagagtaAGACGACCGAAGAG CCACATGATGAAGAGCTAAGCAGCGGAATGAGCTTAAAGACAgctgaagaggaggaggagacagaGAGCAAGATTACGGAAGAGGAAGAATACGAAGCAGTAATGGAGATGCTTTGTAGGACAAAAAACAAGTTACTGGACGTGAGTCAGAGACTTGAGAGATTTAAAACACCGAAAGGCCGGAAAAAGTTAGGCaggtgttcttcttctttatctgaAGAAGACTCAGTAGTGTATGTTCCAATAGTAGAGGTCatggagaaaaaggaaaacaattga
- the LOC104730326 gene encoding pathogenesis-related homeodomain protein-like isoform X1, translating to MEESETKGRIRRETEKACVSVERIGSTLLSSLAKKGKETSNKRNPKPNKRKTEEEICSKSRNKKCTRGRVHCEEENEEEEEEKGKRTRKRKSKRQQKDNKVEVDDSLRLQRRTRYLLIKMKMQQNLIDAYATEGWKGQSREKIRPDKELERARKEILNCKLGLRDAIRQLDLLSSVGSMEDKVIALDGSIHHDHIFCAECNSREAFPDNDIILCDGTCNRAFHQKCLDPPLETESIPPGDQGWFCKLCDCKMEIIDTMNAQIGTHFPADSNWQDIFKEEASLPIGSEATVNNEADWPSDDSKDDDYDPEMREKGGGSSSNVSGGGGGGGDNDGESSSTSLSSDGVALSTGSWEGHGFNNMVEQCETSNEEAVCGPRQRRTVDYTKLYYEMFGKDAVLQEQGSEDEDWGPNDRRKRRKESDVTSELVNMCESSKKDQDAVQIPEQRKRDSVSVENKGGRRPMFRLPKAAVEKLRIAFAENELPSKDVRDRLSKELSLDPEKVSKWFKNTRYMALRNRKMESEKQPEHSKTVSGRDSEPEAVMKNNTDTKQAQNTLDETVPPGFNDSATNQKTISPCNNNQEVTEDLKTVSGGDSGDSGPEEVMENDTNEVQDSLDETFPPGFNDLATNQKIYSPCNNSPEIPEDLKTVSGGDSEPEAVMENDTNEVQDSLDETFPPGFNDLAANQNILSPCNNNQEETQQANVSFPAPTDEIQQYLEQNDSSFALVPHEELSSEMSLKTAVEEKETESKTTEEPHDEELSSGMSLKTAEEEEETESKITEEEEYEAVMEMLCRTKNKLLDVSQRLERFKTPKGRKKLGRCSSSLSEEDSVVYVPIVEVMEKKENN from the exons ATGGAGGAGAGTGAAACAAAGGGGAGAATTAGGCGCGAAACCGAAAAGGCGTGTGTTTCGGTTGAGAGAATTGGGTCTACCTTACTTTCATCACTTGCAAAGAAAGGTAAAGAAACATCAAATAAGAGAAATCCTAAGCCTAATAAGCGCAAAACCGAAGAAGAAATATGTTCAAAATCCAGAAACAAGAAGTGTACTAGAGGACGGGTACATTGTGAGGAGGagaatgaggaggaggaggaggagaaaggtAAGAGAACAAGGAAGAGGAAAAGCAAGAGACAGCAAAAGGATAACAAGGTTGAGGTAGATGATTCTTTAAGGTTGCAGAGGCGAACAAGGTATTTGCTTATTAAGATGAAGATGCAGCAGAATCTTATCGATGCATACGCAACTGAAGGTTGGAAAGGTCAGag CCGAGAAAAGATTAGACCAGACAAGGAGCTTGAGAGAGCACGAAAAGAGATCTTAAACTGCAAGCTTGGATTACGCGACGCCATTCGCCAGCTTGATTTGCTTAGTTCTGTGGGAAGCATGGAAGATAAAGTGATAGCTCTAGATGGATCTATTCATCATGACCAT ATATTTTGTGCAGAATGCAATTCTCGAGAAGCTTTTCCTGACAATGATATAATACTTTGTGATGGAACGTGTAATCGAGCATTTCACCAGAAGTGCCTTGACCCTCCTTTGGAAACAGAAAGCa TACCTCCCGGAGATCAGGGCTGGTTTTGCAAATTGTGTGATTGCAAGATGGAAATCATCGACACAATGAATGCGCAGATTGGAACTCATTTCCCTGCGGATAGCAACTGGCAG GATATCTTCAAAGAAGAAGCTAGTCTTCCTATTGGATCTGAAGCTACAGTTAACAACGAAGCGGATTGGCCTTCAGATGACTCTAAGGATGATGACTATGACCCTGAAATGAGGGAAAAAGGTGGAGGAAGCAGCAGCAATgttagtggtggtggtggtggtggtggtgataacGATGGAGAAAGCAGTTCTACTAGCTTATCTTCTGATGGTGTAGCACTTTCAACAGGATCATGGGAAGGCCATGGATTTAACAATATGGTGGAACAATGCGAAACAAGTAATGAAGAAGCTGTATGTGGGCCAAGACAGCGAAGAACTGTCGACTACACAAAGTTGTATTAT GAAATGTTTGGAAAGGATGCAGTTTTGCAAGAGCAAGGTAGTGAAGATGAAGACTGGGGTCCGAACGacagaaggaagagaagaaaggaatCTGATGTAACAAGCGAGCTTGTAAATATGTGTGAAAGCAGTAAGAAAGATCAAGATGCTGTACAAATACCAGAACAGCGTAAGAGAGATTCTGTCTCTGTGGAAAATAAAGGAGGTCGAAGGCCGATGTTCAGACTCCCAAAAGCTGCAGTTGAG AAGCTACGTATAGCGTTTGCAGAGAATGAGCTTCCTTCAAAGGATGTGAGGGATAGGCTTTCAAAAGAGCTGAGTCTTGATCCGGAGAAG gTCAGCAAATGGTTTAAAAATACACGGTATATGGCACTGAGGAATAGGAAG ATGGAGAGCGAGAAACAACCTGAGCATTCTAAGACGGTCTCTGGAAGAGACTCTGAACCAGAAGCAGTCATGAAGAACAACACAGATACAAAGCAAGCTCAAAATACTTTGGACGAGACTGTTCCACCCGGATTTAATGATTCCGCTACAAATCAGAAAACCATTTCTCCCTGTAATAACAACCAGGAGGTTACAGAGGATTTGAAGACAGTCTCTGGTGGAGACTCTGGAGACTCTGGACCAGAAGAAGTCATGGAGAACGATACTAATGAAGTTCAAGATTCTTTGGACGAGACTTTCCCACCCGGATTTAATGATTTAGCTACCAATCAGAAAATTTACTCTCCCTGTAATAACAGCCCGGAGATTCCTGAGGATTTGAAGACAGTCTCTGGTGGAGACTCTGAACCAGAAGCAGTCATGGAGAACGATACAAATGAAGTTCAAGATTCTTTGGACGAGACTTTCCCACCCGGATTTAATGATTTAGCTGCCAATCAGAATATTCTCTCTCCCTGCAATAACAACCAGGAGGAAACTCAACAGGCCAATGTCTCCTTTCCTGCACCCACAGATGAAATTCAACAGTATCTGGAACAGAATGACTCTTCTTTCGCTCTAGTG CCACATGAAGAGCTAAGCAGCGAAATGAGCTTAAAGACGGCTGTAGaggagaaagagacagagagtaAGACGACCGAAGAG CCACATGATGAAGAGCTAAGCAGCGGAATGAGCTTAAAGACAgctgaagaggaggaggagacagaGAGCAAGATTACGGAAGAGGAAGAATACGAAGCAGTAATGGAGATGCTTTGTAGGACAAAAAACAAGTTACTGGACGTGAGTCAGAGACTTGAGAGATTTAAAACACCGAAAGGCCGGAAAAAGTTAG GCaggtgttcttcttctttatctgaAGAAGACTCAGTAGTGTATGTTCCAATAGTAGAGGTCatggagaaaaaggaaaacaattga
- the LOC104730326 gene encoding pathogenesis-related homeodomain protein-like isoform X2, with protein sequence MEESETKGRIRRETEKACVSVERIGSTLLSSLAKKGKETSNKRNPKPNKRKTEEEICSKSRNKKCTRGRVHCEEENEEEEEEKGKRTRKRKSKRQQKDNKVEVDDSLRLQRRTRYLLIKMKMQQNLIDAYATEGWKGQSREKIRPDKELERARKEILNCKLGLRDAIRQLDLLSSVGSMEDKVIALDGSIHHDHIFCAECNSREAFPDNDIILCDGTCNRAFHQKCLDPPLETESIPPGDQGWFCKLCDCKMEIIDTMNAQIGTHFPADSNWQDIFKEEASLPIGSEATVNNEADWPSDDSKDDDYDPEMREKGGGSSSNVSGGGGGGGDNDGESSSTSLSSDGVALSTGSWEGHGFNNMVEQCETSNEEAVCGPRQRRTVDYTKLYYEMFGKDAVLQEQGSEDEDWGPNDRRKRRKESDVTSELVNMCESSKKDQDAVQIPEQRKRDSVSVENKGGRRPMFRLPKAAVEKLRIAFAENELPSKDVRDRLSKELSLDPEKVSKWFKNTRYMALRNRKMESEKQPEHSKTVSGRDSEPEAVMKNNTDTKQAQNTLDETVPPGFNDSATNQKTISPCNNNQEVTEDLKTVSGGDSGDSGPEEVMENDTNEVQDSLDETFPPGFNDLATNQKIYSPCNNSPEIPEDLKTVSGGDSEPEAVMENDTNEVQDSLDETFPPGFNDLAANQNILSPCNNNQEETQQANVSFPAPTDEIQQYLEQNDSSFALVPHEELSSEMSLKTAVEEKETESKTTEEPHDEELSSGMSLKTAEEEEETESKITEEEEYEAVMEMLCRTKNKLLDVSQRLERFKTPKGRKKLGRCSSSLSEEDSVVYVPIVEVMEKKENN encoded by the exons ATGGAGGAGAGTGAAACAAAGGGGAGAATTAGGCGCGAAACCGAAAAGGCGTGTGTTTCGGTTGAGAGAATTGGGTCTACCTTACTTTCATCACTTGCAAAGAAAGGTAAAGAAACATCAAATAAGAGAAATCCTAAGCCTAATAAGCGCAAAACCGAAGAAGAAATATGTTCAAAATCCAGAAACAAGAAGTGTACTAGAGGACGGGTACATTGTGAGGAGGagaatgaggaggaggaggaggagaaaggtAAGAGAACAAGGAAGAGGAAAAGCAAGAGACAGCAAAAGGATAACAAGGTTGAGGTAGATGATTCTTTAAGGTTGCAGAGGCGAACAAGGTATTTGCTTATTAAGATGAAGATGCAGCAGAATCTTATCGATGCATACGCAACTGAAGGTTGGAAAGGTCAGag CCGAGAAAAGATTAGACCAGACAAGGAGCTTGAGAGAGCACGAAAAGAGATCTTAAACTGCAAGCTTGGATTACGCGACGCCATTCGCCAGCTTGATTTGCTTAGTTCTGTGGGAAGCATGGAAGATAAAGTGATAGCTCTAGATGGATCTATTCATCATGACCAT ATATTTTGTGCAGAATGCAATTCTCGAGAAGCTTTTCCTGACAATGATATAATACTTTGTGATGGAACGTGTAATCGAGCATTTCACCAGAAGTGCCTTGACCCTCCTTTGGAAACAGAAAGCa TACCTCCCGGAGATCAGGGCTGGTTTTGCAAATTGTGTGATTGCAAGATGGAAATCATCGACACAATGAATGCGCAGATTGGAACTCATTTCCCTGCGGATAGCAACTGGCAG GATATCTTCAAAGAAGAAGCTAGTCTTCCTATTGGATCTGAAGCTACAGTTAACAACGAAGCGGATTGGCCTTCAGATGACTCTAAGGATGATGACTATGACCCTGAAATGAGGGAAAAAGGTGGAGGAAGCAGCAGCAATgttagtggtggtggtggtggtggtggtgataacGATGGAGAAAGCAGTTCTACTAGCTTATCTTCTGATGGTGTAGCACTTTCAACAGGATCATGGGAAGGCCATGGATTTAACAATATGGTGGAACAATGCGAAACAAGTAATGAAGAAGCTGTATGTGGGCCAAGACAGCGAAGAACTGTCGACTACACAAAGTTGTATTAT GAAATGTTTGGAAAGGATGCAGTTTTGCAAGAGCAAGGTAGTGAAGATGAAGACTGGGGTCCGAACGacagaaggaagagaagaaaggaatCTGATGTAACAAGCGAGCTTGTAAATATGTGTGAAAGCAGTAAGAAAGATCAAGATGCTGTACAAATACCAGAACAGCGTAAGAGAGATTCTGTCTCTGTGGAAAATAAAGGAGGTCGAAGGCCGATGTTCAGACTCCCAAAAGCTGCAGTTGAG AAGCTACGTATAGCGTTTGCAGAGAATGAGCTTCCTTCAAAGGATGTGAGGGATAGGCTTTCAAAAGAGCTGAGTCTTGATCCGGAGAAG gTCAGCAAATGGTTTAAAAATACACGGTATATGGCACTGAGGAATAGGAAG ATGGAGAGCGAGAAACAACCTGAGCATTCTAAGACGGTCTCTGGAAGAGACTCTGAACCAGAAGCAGTCATGAAGAACAACACAGATACAAAGCAAGCTCAAAATACTTTGGACGAGACTGTTCCACCCGGATTTAATGATTCCGCTACAAATCAGAAAACCATTTCTCCCTGTAATAACAACCAGGAGGTTACAGAGGATTTGAAGACAGTCTCTGGTGGAGACTCTGGAGACTCTGGACCAGAAGAAGTCATGGAGAACGATACTAATGAAGTTCAAGATTCTTTGGACGAGACTTTCCCACCCGGATTTAATGATTTAGCTACCAATCAGAAAATTTACTCTCCCTGTAATAACAGCCCGGAGATTCCTGAGGATTTGAAGACAGTCTCTGGTGGAGACTCTGAACCAGAAGCAGTCATGGAGAACGATACAAATGAAGTTCAAGATTCTTTGGACGAGACTTTCCCACCCGGATTTAATGATTTAGCTGCCAATCAGAATATTCTCTCTCCCTGCAATAACAACCAGGAGGAAACTCAACAGGCCAATGTCTCCTTTCCTGCACCCACAG ATGAAATTCAACAGTATCTGGAACAGAATGACTCTTCTTTCGCTCTAGTG CCACATGAAGAGCTAAGCAGCGAAATGAGCTTAAAGACGGCTGTAGaggagaaagagacagagagtaAGACGACCGAAGAG CCACATGATGAAGAGCTAAGCAGCGGAATGAGCTTAAAGACAgctgaagaggaggaggagacagaGAGCAAGATTACGGAAGAGGAAGAATACGAAGCAGTAATGGAGATGCTTTGTAGGACAAAAAACAAGTTACTGGACGTGAGTCAGAGACTTGAGAGATTTAAAACACCGAAAGGCCGGAAAAAGTTAGGCaggtgttcttcttctttatctgaAGAAGACTCAGTAGTGTATGTTCCAATAGTAGAGGTCatggagaaaaaggaaaacaattga
- the LOC104730326 gene encoding pathogenesis-related homeodomain protein-like isoform X3, with protein sequence MEESETKGRIRRETEKACVSVERIGSTLLSSLAKKGKETSNKRNPKPNKRKTEEEICSKSRNKKCTRGRVHCEEENEEEEEEKGKRTRKRKSKRQQKDNKVEVDDSLRLQRRTRYLLIKMKMQQNLIDAYATEGWKGQSREKIRPDKELERARKEILNCKLGLRDAIRQLDLLSSVGSMEDKVIALDGSIHHDHIFCAECNSREAFPDNDIILCDGTCNRAFHQKCLDPPLETESIPPGDQGWFCKLCDCKMEIIDTMNAQIGTHFPADSNWQDIFKEEASLPIGSEATVNNEADWPSDDSKDDDYDPEMREKGGGSSSNVSGGGGGGGDNDGESSSTSLSSDGVALSTGSWEGHGFNNMVEQCETSNEEAVCGPRQRRTVDYTKLYYEMFGKDAVLQEQGSEDEDWGPNDRRKRRKESDVTSELVNMCESSKKDQDAVQIPEQRKRDSVSVENKGGRRPMFRLPKAAVEKLRIAFAENELPSKDVRDRLSKELSLDPEKVSKWFKNTRYMALRNRKMESEKQPEHSKTVSGRDSEPEAVMKNNTDTKQAQNTLDETVPPGFNDSATNQKTISPCNNNQEVTEDLKTVSGGDSGDSGPEEVMENDTNEVQDSLDETFPPGFNDLAANQNILSPCNNNQEETQQANVSFPAPTDEIQQYLEQNDSSFALVPHEELSSEMSLKTAVEEKETESKTTEEPHDEELSSGMSLKTAEEEEETESKITEEEEYEAVMEMLCRTKNKLLDVSQRLERFKTPKGRKKLGRCSSSLSEEDSVVYVPIVEVMEKKENN encoded by the exons ATGGAGGAGAGTGAAACAAAGGGGAGAATTAGGCGCGAAACCGAAAAGGCGTGTGTTTCGGTTGAGAGAATTGGGTCTACCTTACTTTCATCACTTGCAAAGAAAGGTAAAGAAACATCAAATAAGAGAAATCCTAAGCCTAATAAGCGCAAAACCGAAGAAGAAATATGTTCAAAATCCAGAAACAAGAAGTGTACTAGAGGACGGGTACATTGTGAGGAGGagaatgaggaggaggaggaggagaaaggtAAGAGAACAAGGAAGAGGAAAAGCAAGAGACAGCAAAAGGATAACAAGGTTGAGGTAGATGATTCTTTAAGGTTGCAGAGGCGAACAAGGTATTTGCTTATTAAGATGAAGATGCAGCAGAATCTTATCGATGCATACGCAACTGAAGGTTGGAAAGGTCAGag CCGAGAAAAGATTAGACCAGACAAGGAGCTTGAGAGAGCACGAAAAGAGATCTTAAACTGCAAGCTTGGATTACGCGACGCCATTCGCCAGCTTGATTTGCTTAGTTCTGTGGGAAGCATGGAAGATAAAGTGATAGCTCTAGATGGATCTATTCATCATGACCAT ATATTTTGTGCAGAATGCAATTCTCGAGAAGCTTTTCCTGACAATGATATAATACTTTGTGATGGAACGTGTAATCGAGCATTTCACCAGAAGTGCCTTGACCCTCCTTTGGAAACAGAAAGCa TACCTCCCGGAGATCAGGGCTGGTTTTGCAAATTGTGTGATTGCAAGATGGAAATCATCGACACAATGAATGCGCAGATTGGAACTCATTTCCCTGCGGATAGCAACTGGCAG GATATCTTCAAAGAAGAAGCTAGTCTTCCTATTGGATCTGAAGCTACAGTTAACAACGAAGCGGATTGGCCTTCAGATGACTCTAAGGATGATGACTATGACCCTGAAATGAGGGAAAAAGGTGGAGGAAGCAGCAGCAATgttagtggtggtggtggtggtggtggtgataacGATGGAGAAAGCAGTTCTACTAGCTTATCTTCTGATGGTGTAGCACTTTCAACAGGATCATGGGAAGGCCATGGATTTAACAATATGGTGGAACAATGCGAAACAAGTAATGAAGAAGCTGTATGTGGGCCAAGACAGCGAAGAACTGTCGACTACACAAAGTTGTATTAT GAAATGTTTGGAAAGGATGCAGTTTTGCAAGAGCAAGGTAGTGAAGATGAAGACTGGGGTCCGAACGacagaaggaagagaagaaaggaatCTGATGTAACAAGCGAGCTTGTAAATATGTGTGAAAGCAGTAAGAAAGATCAAGATGCTGTACAAATACCAGAACAGCGTAAGAGAGATTCTGTCTCTGTGGAAAATAAAGGAGGTCGAAGGCCGATGTTCAGACTCCCAAAAGCTGCAGTTGAG AAGCTACGTATAGCGTTTGCAGAGAATGAGCTTCCTTCAAAGGATGTGAGGGATAGGCTTTCAAAAGAGCTGAGTCTTGATCCGGAGAAG gTCAGCAAATGGTTTAAAAATACACGGTATATGGCACTGAGGAATAGGAAG ATGGAGAGCGAGAAACAACCTGAGCATTCTAAGACGGTCTCTGGAAGAGACTCTGAACCAGAAGCAGTCATGAAGAACAACACAGATACAAAGCAAGCTCAAAATACTTTGGACGAGACTGTTCCACCCGGATTTAATGATTCCGCTACAAATCAGAAAACCATTTCTCCCTGTAATAACAACCAGGAGGTTACAGAGGATTTGAAGACAGTCTCTGGTGGAGACTCTGGAGACTCTGGACCAGAAGAAGTCATGGAGAACGATACTAATGAAGTTCAAG ATTCTTTGGACGAGACTTTCCCACCCGGATTTAATGATTTAGCTGCCAATCAGAATATTCTCTCTCCCTGCAATAACAACCAGGAGGAAACTCAACAGGCCAATGTCTCCTTTCCTGCACCCACAGATGAAATTCAACAGTATCTGGAACAGAATGACTCTTCTTTCGCTCTAGTG CCACATGAAGAGCTAAGCAGCGAAATGAGCTTAAAGACGGCTGTAGaggagaaagagacagagagtaAGACGACCGAAGAG CCACATGATGAAGAGCTAAGCAGCGGAATGAGCTTAAAGACAgctgaagaggaggaggagacagaGAGCAAGATTACGGAAGAGGAAGAATACGAAGCAGTAATGGAGATGCTTTGTAGGACAAAAAACAAGTTACTGGACGTGAGTCAGAGACTTGAGAGATTTAAAACACCGAAAGGCCGGAAAAAGTTAG GCaggtgttcttcttctttatctgaAGAAGACTCAGTAGTGTATGTTCCAATAGTAGAGGTCatggagaaaaaggaaaacaattga